The nucleotide window CGCAGGAAAATCATAGGCTGTCGCCCAGTTCTTCGCGCTGTTTTCGACACGAAAATCGACCTGATCGCCTTTGAAGGCCTCAAGCGCGACCGTTGCATCTCGAAAATAGTCGTACCGGAGCTCGTCGAAATTGGCACGGCCGACATTAACCGCAAGATGGCGGCCCCAATAGTCCTTCACACGCTCAAACGTGATTGACCTGCCAGCAACAAACTCCTTCACCCGGTATGGGCCAGACCCGAGCGGCACTTCCAGGGTAGTTGTGGAGATATCGCGCTTGCGTCCCTCGCCGTCAGTTCCTTCCCACCAATGCTTGGGTAGGACATACAGCTGGCCGACGATCAGCGGAAGCTCGCGGTTGCCCGGACCGTCGAAGAAAAATTTTACCTCTCGGTTGTTCAACTTCTCGGTCTGTACAACGTGTCGATAGTATTGCGAAAACTGCGGATGATGCTTCTTGAACGCTTCCAGCGAGAAGATGACGTCATCGGCGCTGACCGGCTTGCCGTCGTGCCATTTCGTCTCCGGCCGCAGGCGATAGATCACCCAAGAAAAATCGTCGGGATGGCAGACGGCCTCGGCGAGTTCGCCATACTCGGTCGAGGCCTCATCAAGCGACGCTGTCGTCAGAGTTTCATAGATGAGCGGGATCGCGCCGGCGAGCGCGCCCTTCACGCCTGCGACCACCATATTAAAATTGTCGAAGGTCCCGAAGGCTGCGTTGCGGACGGTGCCACCCTTGGGCGCGTCCGGATTAACATAGTCAAAGCGCTTGAAGTCGGCGGGGTACTTGATGTCGCCAAACAGCGAAAGGGCATGGCGAAAGACTGGCTCGCGCGCGCTCGATTGTGCGTGGGCCGGCGAAATTGCCGGGACGCCCGGGGCCAGTCCTAGCGCGGGCACCATCGCGGCTGCGGCGCTGCTTTGAAGGAGGTATCGTCTGGTAATTGCCAAATGCGGAATTCCTGTTGCTGACCCAGTATCCGTACCTTCGAAGTCGGTGATCTGCTCGCGGCCCCGGACACGAACTGAGCCAACTACGAGGCGGAGCTAGTGAGGACCTATTATAAGGCAAGGGTTCGACGAATTACGTTGCTTTTTCCTCATGATAGCAGCTTGGGAACACCGCCGCTGCGGCGAATAGTCCCGGTAACAACTCCGCTAGCAACGATGCGATCCCCCATAGCGAAACGGCCAGGCAAATGCCTGGCCGTCATGAAGTGGCGAAGTCCATGCGGGACTGTCGAAATCTTATTTCGCCGCCGTCGGCAGCGGGGCCGGGTTATCCGACAGGCTGCGCAGATAGGCGATCACGTCGGCGCGCTCGCTGTCCTTCGAAATGCCGGCAAAGCCCATCGCCGTGCCCGGAACGAAGGCCTTGGGATTGGCGAGAAACTTGTCGAGATCCTCATAGGTCCAGGTGCCGCCCTTGCCCTTCAAGGCGGCCGAGAAGTTGAACCCGCCGCGCCCCTGGCCCTTCGGCTCGTTCAAGACACCGTACAAATTGGGTCCGACGCGGTTGGGGCCGCCCTTTTCGAACGTATGGCAGGCGGCACACTTCTTGGCGGCGGCGGTGCCCTTCTCGACGGACGCGGTCTGCAACAGCTTCTCGATCGGCTCGGCCGGCGCGGCGGCTTCCTTGGCTGCACCGGGAGAGGTGTCTTCCTTTACGGCAATTTCGAAGCCCGGCTTTTCCGGCTTCACGGGCGCGAAAATCGCCTGGGCGGCAAAGCTCGTCACCAGAAGTACGAGGCAGGTACCGAGAACGGCACCGAGAATTTTGTTGAGTTCGAAGGAGTCCATAGTTGGATCAGGCTCCAGGCCGGGAAGGTCGACTGAAGGCCGGCAGACGGCCGCGGATGCGCGTCAGGAATCAGCCTTTCGCGCCGCACCCTCAGCAGGGTTGAGATATCGGTTTGCCCGGGCTCTGGCAACCCGTATAAACGCGCCGAATTTCGTCCCATCCCCATCAAATCCAGCAGTCCGGCCGGGCCTTCAGACGATGACCGATTCCCGTATTTTGGTGCTGATTCCCGCCCGGATGGCGGCGACCCGACTACCGGGCAAGCCGCTCCTTGATATCGCCGGCCTGCCCATGATCGTGCACGTGCTGCGGCGAGCGGAAGAAGCCGAAATCGGCCGGGTTGCGGTTGCGACCGACACCCCCGAGATCGCCGACGCGGTGAGGGCTGCCGGCGGCGAGGCGGTGATGACCCGCGCCTCCCACGCTTCCGGCTCAGACCGCATCCACGAGGCCATGCTGGCGCTCGATCCGTCCGGCCGGGCCGAGATCGTGGTCAATTTGCAGGGCGATTTCCCGACGATCATGCCGGACACCATCCGTGCTGCGCTGCCGCCGCTCGACGACCTCGCGGTCGACATCGCGACGCTGGCCTC belongs to Bradyrhizobium icense and includes:
- a CDS encoding c-type cytochrome encodes the protein MDSFELNKILGAVLGTCLVLLVTSFAAQAIFAPVKPEKPGFEIAVKEDTSPGAAKEAAAPAEPIEKLLQTASVEKGTAAAKKCAACHTFEKGGPNRVGPNLYGVLNEPKGQGRGGFNFSAALKGKGGTWTYEDLDKFLANPKAFVPGTAMGFAGISKDSERADVIAYLRSLSDNPAPLPTAAK
- a CDS encoding 3-deoxy-manno-octulosonate cytidylyltransferase, with amino-acid sequence MTDSRILVLIPARMAATRLPGKPLLDIAGLPMIVHVLRRAEEAEIGRVAVATDTPEIADAVRAAGGEAVMTRASHASGSDRIHEAMLALDPSGRAEIVVNLQGDFPTIMPDTIRAALPPLDDLAVDIATLASQIHTEEEDQAPSVVKAVGSPIGPNRLRALYFTRATAPHGDGPRYHHIGLYAYRRAALERFVTLPPSPLERQEKLEQLRALEAGMRIDITIVDSVPRGVDTPADLETARCVLANS